A single region of the Lotus japonicus ecotype B-129 chromosome 4, LjGifu_v1.2 genome encodes:
- the LOC130710532 gene encoding protein Dr1 homolog isoform X1: protein MEPMDIVGKSKEDASLPKATMTKIIKEMLPPDVRVARDAQDLLIECCVEFINLVSSESNEVCNREDKRTIAPEHVLKALEVLGFGDYIEEVYAAYEQHKLETMQDSLKGGKWSNVAEMTEEEALAEQQRMFAEARARMNGGAVPSKQPDADQSLDS, encoded by the exons ATGGAACCCATGGACATCGTTGGCAAATCAAAGGAAGATGCTTCGCTTCCCAAAG CAACAATGACCAAAATTATTAAAGAGATGTTACCTCCGGATGTTCGCGTAGCGAGAGATGCTCAAGATCTATTGATCGAGTGTTGTGTAG AGTTTATAAACCTCGTCTCATCGGAGTCCAATGAAGTCTGTAACAGAGAGGATAAACGAACGATTGCACCTGAGCACGTATTAAAGGCTCTAGAG GTTCTTGGATTCGGTGATTACATTGAAGAAGTTTATGCAGCATATGAACAACACAAGCTGGAGACCATg CAGGACTCTTTAAAAGGTGGTAAATGGAGCAATGTAGCTGAGATGACTGAGGAAGAAGCATTAGCAGAACAGCAAAGGATGTTTGCAGAGGCGCGTGCTAGGATGAATGGTGGCGCCGTTCCTTCCAAGCAGCCAGATGCTGACCAAAGTTTAGATAGCTAA
- the LOC130710531 gene encoding protein MIZU-KUSSEI 1 — MDTPTTIPQDLSSKRHFHWTSNKVGNEEAEPQPPTSETVTKTLKDHTTKEDDDKVVSASGISATTSHATRKKLQAVAVSRLRSVLTMFGKNRSGLPFGLGSRVVGTLFGYRRGHVHFAFQKDPTSPPAFLIELATPISGLVREMASGLVRIALECDKEKGKEKEKEAEKKGVRLLQEPLWRTYCNGKKCGFATRRECGEKDWEILKAVEPISMGAGVLPGSNTKNGGGGEGEAAGSDGEIMYMRARFERIVGSRDSEAFYMMNPDSNGTPELSVYLLRV, encoded by the coding sequence ATGGACACACCAACAACAATCCCTCAAGACTTATCCTCCAAGAGGCACTTCCACTGGACCAGCAACAAGGTTGGAAACGAAGAAGCTGAACCACAACCACCCACCTCAGAAACAGTGACCAAAACCTTAAAGGATCACACAACAAAAGAGGATGATGACAAGGTTGTTTCAGCTTCAGGAATTTCAGCAACCACCTCGCACGCAACCAGGAAGAAGCTTCAGGCGGTGGCGGTTTCCAGGCTACGCTCTGTTCTCACCATGTTCGGGAAGAATCGCTCCGGCCTACCCTTTGGACTCGGTTCTCGGGTTGTCGGTACGCTCTTCGGGTACCGTCGGGGGCATGTGCATTTCGCGTTTCAGAAGGACCCCACTTCGCCACCGGCGTTTCTCATCGAGCTGGCGACGCCGATAAGCGGTTTGGTTCGAGAAATGGCTTCTGGGTTGGTTCGAATTGCTCTGGAGTGTGATAAGGAGAAGGGgaaggagaaagagaaggaaGCAGAGAAGAAGGGTGTGAGGTTGCTGCAGGAGCCTCTGTGGAGGACTTACTGTAATGGGAAGAAGTGTGGGTTTGCTACCAGGAGAGAATGCGGTGAGAAGGACTGGGAGATTCTGAAAGCGGTGGAGCCAATTTCAATGGGTGCTGGTGTTTTGCCAGGGAGTAATACTAAgaatggaggtggtggtgaaggtGAAGCTGCAGGGTCTGATGGTGAAATCATGTACATGAGGGCAAGGTTTGAGAGAATTGTTGGGTCTAGAGACTCTGAGGCTTTCTACATGATGAATCCTGACAGCAATGGTACACCTGAGCTCAGTGTTTATTTGCTTAGAGTCTAG
- the LOC130713127 gene encoding uncharacterized protein LOC130713127, giving the protein MVDDYMNDTSAEYYFRMVQESQQQFDDIVRRRRNVIERYREEEALGNLDNYFQMRVDVIRKKGLSPLQNCTVAIRMLTYGSPADNLDEYVRIGESTAIECL; this is encoded by the exons atggTAGATGATTATATGAATGACACCAGTGCAGAATATTACTTTAGGATGGTACAAGAGAGCCAACAACAATTTGATGACATTGTTAGGCGAAGAAGAAACGTGATAGAGCGATATCGTGAAGAAG AAGCACTTGGCAATCTTGACAATTATTTTCAAATGAGGGTTGATGTAATACGTAAAAAAGGTCTTTCACCATTACAAAATTGCACTGTCGCTATTCGTATGTTGACATACGGATCACCTGCTGACAATCTGGATGAGTATGTAAgaattggtgaaagtactgcaattgagtgctTATAG
- the LOC130710532 gene encoding protein Dr1 homolog isoform X2 yields the protein MEPMDIVGKSKEDASLPKATMTKIIKEMLPPDVRVARDAQDLLIECCVEFINLVSSESNEVCNREDKRTIAPEHVLKALEVLGFGDYIEEVYAAYEQHKLETMDSLKGGKWSNVAEMTEEEALAEQQRMFAEARARMNGGAVPSKQPDADQSLDS from the exons ATGGAACCCATGGACATCGTTGGCAAATCAAAGGAAGATGCTTCGCTTCCCAAAG CAACAATGACCAAAATTATTAAAGAGATGTTACCTCCGGATGTTCGCGTAGCGAGAGATGCTCAAGATCTATTGATCGAGTGTTGTGTAG AGTTTATAAACCTCGTCTCATCGGAGTCCAATGAAGTCTGTAACAGAGAGGATAAACGAACGATTGCACCTGAGCACGTATTAAAGGCTCTAGAG GTTCTTGGATTCGGTGATTACATTGAAGAAGTTTATGCAGCATATGAACAACACAAGCTGGAGACCATg GACTCTTTAAAAGGTGGTAAATGGAGCAATGTAGCTGAGATGACTGAGGAAGAAGCATTAGCAGAACAGCAAAGGATGTTTGCAGAGGCGCGTGCTAGGATGAATGGTGGCGCCGTTCCTTCCAAGCAGCCAGATGCTGACCAAAGTTTAGATAGCTAA
- the LOC130713126 gene encoding glutathione S-transferase T2-like produces MCHPLFWYQQQPFIHQPPAKDSSQNPNHFIHPPPPPNYYSPQISSNGEKVPETQFEYVPDELDESDEPTFPAEGDNHSPKKQRLKWCENDDIILLQTWLNISNDSVTGTDQKEETFWRRIEHQYNKYRKIGSSEKKWAQLKAHFHTLSKAVSTFVGCYKKVTNPPKSGYSERDIMANACSLYSEMVETKTFKFEHAWRVLKDEPKWNGETMSIYSKQSRHSTDGVHTSIDGSEHEAVQIFSHPLGHKDTKRKVKAATTTSNNEERMTEAKSLVKEKTERMARLERLKKNDQLKMINDILLQDTST; encoded by the exons ATGTGTCATCCCTTGTTTTG GTATCAACAACAACCATTCATTCACCAACCACCTGCCAAAGATAGTTCCCAAAATCCAAATCATTTTAttcatccaccaccaccaccaaactaTTATAGTCCTCAAATTAGTAGCAATGGTGAAAAAGTACCTGAAACACAATTTGAATATGTGCCTGATGAGCTTGATGAGTCTGATGAGCCTACATTCCCCGCTGAAGGAGATAACCATTCCCCCAAAAAACAACGCTTGAAATGGTGCGAGAACGACGATATAATTCTTCTCCAGACATGGCTCAACATTTCAAATGATTCAGTAACGGGAACTGATCAAAAGGAAGAAACTTTTTGGCGGAGGATTGAACATCAATACAACAAGTACCGCAAAATAGGTTCTTCTGAGAAGAAATGGGCTCAATTGAAGGCTCACTTTCATACATTGAGTAAAGCAGTCTCAACTTTTGTCGGTTGCTACAAGAAAGTTACTAACCCTCCGAAGAGCGGCTACTCAGAGAGAGATATCATGGCGAATGCGTGTTCATTGTATAGTGAAATGGTTGAGACTAAAACATTCAAGTTTGAGCATGCATGGCGGGTGTTGAAAGATGAACCCAAGTGGAATGGAGAAACAATGTCAATCTATTCTAAGCAGTCTCGACATTCTACTGATGGGGTGCACACATCAATCGATGGTTCAGAACATGAGGCAGTACAAATATTTTCCCACCCACTGGGGCATAAAGATACAAAACGAAAGGTCAAGGCGGCTACAACGACTTCCAACAATGAAGAAAGGATGACAGAGGCAAAATCTCTTGTCAAGGAAAAAACGGAAAGGATGGCAAGACTTGAGCGTTTAAAGAAGAATGACCAGCTGAAGATGATAAATGATATTCTTCTCCAAGATACATCAACATGA